The Macrobrachium nipponense isolate FS-2020 chromosome 1, ASM1510439v2, whole genome shotgun sequence genome includes a window with the following:
- the LOC135219491 gene encoding uncharacterized protein LOC135219491 isoform X2: MRVCRLLAVFLCSLWKTMIPASDAVITTDLFFALPHIPRANVEMVIPYAKSTVMCFGACASRQPSCQGFVVNGADLAKPCKLLIGLNGVKIPATPRVKAYVTRIIDGQVIHYDTTLRNWIDASTYCASLKKQLIRPATVIANAAVLEAMNLLYMFVGATTDLAAPNFVRDLYDNQQMPVTWATWRKYLGSPKVYLGFVQGAFEDLNDSWIPDATVTVCMPKP, from the exons ATGCGTGTCTGCCGGCTACTAGCAGTGTTCCTTTGTTCCTTATGGAAGACGATGATACCTGCCTCAGATGCTGTCATCACAACTGACCTTTTCTTCGCTCTGCCCCACATACCCAGAGCCAATGTTGAAATGGTCATACCTTATGCCAAGAGTACCGTGATGTGCTTTGGGGCATGCGCTAGTCGCCAGCCCTCTTGTCAGGGATTCGTTGTGAACGGCGCTGACTTG GCTAAGCCATGTAAACTTCTGATAGGCCTAAACGGCGTGAAGATCCCTGCCACGCCTCGCGTCAAAGCCTACGTCACCAGAATCATCGACGGGCAGGTCATTCACTACGACACCACACTAAGAAACTGGAT aGACGCCAGCACATACTGCGCAAGTCTGAAGAAGCAGCTCATCAGGCCTGCCACTGTGATTGCAAACGCGGCCGTCTTGGAAGCCATGAATCTCCTGTACATGTTTGTCGGTGCAACAACTGACCTGGCTGCCCCAAACTTTGTTCGTGACCTCTACGACAACCAGCAGATGCCCGTGACTTGGGCCACTTGGCGAAAGTACTTGGGGTCTCCCAAAGTATACTTGGGCTTTGTCCAAGGCGCTTTCGAGGATCTCAATGATTCCTGGATCCCAGACGCCACGGTCACTGTATGTATGCCAAAACCCTaa
- the LOC135219491 gene encoding uncharacterized protein LOC135219491 isoform X1, which produces MSQQRMRVCRLLAVFLCSLWKTMIPASDAVITTDLFFALPHIPRANVEMVIPYAKSTVMCFGACASRQPSCQGFVVNGADLAKPCKLLIGLNGVKIPATPRVKAYVTRIIDGQVIHYDTTLRNWIDASTYCASLKKQLIRPATVIANAAVLEAMNLLYMFVGATTDLAAPNFVRDLYDNQQMPVTWATWRKYLGSPKVYLGFVQGAFEDLNDSWIPDATVTVCMPKP; this is translated from the exons GATGCGTGTCTGCCGGCTACTAGCAGTGTTCCTTTGTTCCTTATGGAAGACGATGATACCTGCCTCAGATGCTGTCATCACAACTGACCTTTTCTTCGCTCTGCCCCACATACCCAGAGCCAATGTTGAAATGGTCATACCTTATGCCAAGAGTACCGTGATGTGCTTTGGGGCATGCGCTAGTCGCCAGCCCTCTTGTCAGGGATTCGTTGTGAACGGCGCTGACTTG GCTAAGCCATGTAAACTTCTGATAGGCCTAAACGGCGTGAAGATCCCTGCCACGCCTCGCGTCAAAGCCTACGTCACCAGAATCATCGACGGGCAGGTCATTCACTACGACACCACACTAAGAAACTGGAT aGACGCCAGCACATACTGCGCAAGTCTGAAGAAGCAGCTCATCAGGCCTGCCACTGTGATTGCAAACGCGGCCGTCTTGGAAGCCATGAATCTCCTGTACATGTTTGTCGGTGCAACAACTGACCTGGCTGCCCCAAACTTTGTTCGTGACCTCTACGACAACCAGCAGATGCCCGTGACTTGGGCCACTTGGCGAAAGTACTTGGGGTCTCCCAAAGTATACTTGGGCTTTGTCCAAGGCGCTTTCGAGGATCTCAATGATTCCTGGATCCCAGACGCCACGGTCACTGTATGTATGCCAAAACCCTaa